One Mauremys reevesii isolate NIE-2019 linkage group 5, ASM1616193v1, whole genome shotgun sequence genomic window carries:
- the SMIM20 gene encoding small integral membrane protein 20 encodes MARISRTLLIFGGFVAVVGAAFYPIYFRPLLQVEQYRKDQATNRSGIIQEDIQPPGLKVWSDPFGRK; translated from the exons ATGGCGCGGATCTCCCGTACGCTGCTCATCTTCGGTGGGTTCGTGGCTGTGGTGGGGGCGGCGTTTTACCCCATCTACTTCCGGCCGCTGCTGCAGGTGGAGCAATACA GGAAGGACCAGGCAACAAATCGATCTGGTATTATTCAAGAggatattcagcctccag ggTTAAAAGTGTGGTCTGATCCATTTGGAAGGAAATAA